The sequence ACTGTTTTATTTAAATGTGAGTTTTCACATATCTGTTGTTATGCATTCCTTCTTCTCATTTACGTTGTCTACATCTGTTGTTATGCACAATACACACACTATACATACCCCAACAGTTTCATAATGTTATATTTGTTCAATTATTATGTATGGTATAGTATTATTTCCTGATGTTCTTTTTCATTTACTTAGTTTGTTCTACCCCAAAAAATGAAGTCAGTTGATCGTCCTCCCGCTAATCCCAAACGCATAACCATTGAGTCAAGCCAAGAGTTCTTTAGTGTTGAGATACCACGGCCGGCCTCTATTGGAGTTCCTCCAAACACAAAGCATTCTGATCAGTGTCCTGCACCTGTCGAGAAACCATCTGTTATTTATGAAGCCAATGAACAAACTGGATCTGGCAATGACGACGATGACTTCATGACACCTACAAAGAAGCGTAATGCTGCTGGAAGTCATATGAATATCTTACGGAAGACATGTACAAAGAGGCCGAAAGTAGTAGAAACTCCACGGCAGGTTATATGTTATACTTATGATTTCATATATATTAAATACTAATTAGTATTCAATAATTATGACCCGATACAACATATTAGATATTATTTAGTAGTATACAGTAAGGATGAATCTAGTCGAATTTTTACGTTAGGTTCCAAGTTCTGAATTGCATTTACAATATCATATTTATTTTACAACACTTAGACACTTTTTTATTGTCTACAGATAATGCAGTTTAGTTTATTTAACTAGGTATTATGTTATTTTAGTTGCATCCCTTACATTATGAGTGCTAATTTTATAGCTCATGCCACATTTATTTCATTGTTTTCATAACATTTAACATACATTATTTCAGAAACTCAATGTTAGATGCAACCCTCAGGATGTGATTATAACTATTAAGATATTGAATGAGAGGCAACGACAAGCCGTTGCTAGAAAAGGATTTTCCAATATTCTTGACATGACACTTGATGCACTGGGTAGCCGTTCTCATCTTCGTTGGTTGATGGATAAGTTGGACCACAAGGATATGACTATTCGCCCTGGAGTTGGCAAGGAACTAAAGATTACGAAAGAAACTGTCCACCTTATACTAGGCCTTCCGAATGCTGGCGGTGGTAAGCCACTAGGAATCGATGAAGCAGTGGCGGGCAATAACTTGAGGGCTGAACTTGGATTGTCCAAGGATGAGTTTGTTGTTGCATCTCTTCAGGACCGATTGAGAAAAGGAAATGATGATGACCTCTCTATCAGATGCTTCTTTTTGATATTGTTCAATAGATTGTTGTTCCCCACTTCCAGCTGGGGCATATCTAACCATGAAGTGTTATTGACGGAAGAAATGGACCGTTTCCATGAAATAGACTGGTGCCACTTAATTTTTAACGACCTATGTGAAGCTGCACAAAAGTGGTATACAAGAAGCACTTCTAATGTGTCCACGACGATATATGGATGCTCAGTTGTCATACTAGTAAGTAAATAACATTGGACTGTTCATTTTTTTCATATCGAATTGAATCTATTTTACTTGCTCAATTACCATCCATGATAGTATAAATTAGTTATTGTTTTTTTGTAGTTGTATTATTTGGACCACTTGCATGATGCTGCAGCCCCCCCCAATAAACGTGGCACACCCCGCATAAAATTCTTTGATAAAAACATTATCCAAGCTCTGACAAAAGCTGATAAGAGGAAGCCACGCCAAAGCGGTGAACCTTTTGGCCATTGTGAGGTATGTCATCTGTACATAAAACAATAGGAATGCATTACCCTGCATAAATATGCATTTGCTGTTATTAGGTGAATGTTTATGCATGTAGTATCTCTATTAGTTTTCGTACCATTCTGAATAAACTCGTAATAGACACCATATACTTCATTTTTCAGTGGGTAACACACTTTATTTATGGTTATCTTTCATGTATTTAATTATATTACAAATGTTTTTTTCAGTTCCGAAGCTTTTCTGAAACTTGCTATTCTGCTGTCCCTAGTGTGCAGTTTCAATCAGAGGTCAGTTTATGGCAAAACATACATCCCATATGTGTCCATAAATACCATATGTACATTACAGGTGTTTTATGTAATATTATATCCTTATGTTTCTAATAATTAATTATGATGCATTATCATTCATTACATCACAGCATAGGGACAGGACAAACATTTTTGATGTCCCTCGTCCCGATCCTTGTGGTCATCATACTATTCATATCCAGCTCCCATTGATCAAGGATATGCTTTCAAGTAAGATAAAGCAGCTCCAACCACGTGACCGACCAAAATTCATTGAAAAGTTTGTTGAGTATGATTCTGAAGTTGGCAAAGCGTGTTCCATCATAAAAAGTACTCTTACCAAGATGGTTGTGAAGCAGTATGAACTAGCGGACACATTTGCTGAGTTAATTGATGATGTCCTTCGCGCGGAGTCTGGCGACCCAGACAATGTTGCGGAAGCGCCTCAAACAGATAAACCTCCAGATATATCTCAGCATATGTCGTCAGGTTACCTTCCCTCATTGTCATTTATTCAATTCATGTTCTTAACTCTATGCATTTATCAGTTCTTGCTGTTTGAATACTACAACTTTTTAATTACAGAGGAATAGATCCATGAGGGTACCCAGAATACCCAGGACATGACTATGCCATATTCACAACCGAATACGGAGTTGACAGGTACCCAGTTTGAAGAAATACATGAAAAGCAACAACAAATGCGTCGTGCATTTGAGGGCTGCCCTGACGATTTGGAGACGAACATAACCCCAAATGTGGAAAACCAGGTATTTTATGCAGTCTGATTATGGTTACATTACATGTTAATTTCCAATTTTCATCCAAAATATTAGACAAAACCATAATAATGTATACATGATTTCTGTTTTAATGTTGGCAATAATATGCCGAGCGACACAAACATGTCTCATCGACATGTACCAGACTGCAATCCTATGAGCTCATATCCGTCTTCCCACTTGCCGATGTTTGACGCCACACCGCAAAAACATGTATATGTTTCAGCTTTGTTTTATCCATTGTAATCTCAATTATGGATTAAATTTAATTGACACATGATTGAGGCTTAAAACATAGTATCATTGTTTCTTTGGGTCAGGGAGGAGACATTGGTGCATCTCATGACACTCCAACTTACACGGGCCCCCTTTTTGATCAGACACCTAGTGGTCATGTAAGTAATCCAGTTATACATTTATTGCATGCTTGCTTCTCATAACTCATTCATAATTTACTATACTCTCTACCTGCATTGTGTTTCAGGTTGCAGATGGTGAGGAAACACATAGCTTGCACACTACACATGACCACTCTCTGCCACGTTTAACAGAATTGGACTGTGCTCGGTCGCTTCGTGATTTTTTGTGCTCCTCAAAAACTGACCCAAACAGGTTTTTCTTTAACTTTTAAGTCAAAATAACATGTATGTTGTTGCTTACATATATAATGAATAACATATCCTTTTTCATTATTATATAGGAAGATCATAGAATTCGATGAATGTATTGGAAATTGTCTCGATATACAACAATCATTTGCAGATGGGATGTGTCTGGATAATGTGTTCATGCAGTGTTTCATCATGGGGTTTCGCCATGACAAAAACAATAATTGCTCGTCCATCAACAAAGACAGACTTGTACTGGATGTCAATGTTGGTGTATGTACAATTCATTAATACCTACCTGTTTTTGCAATTGTGTACATACAGTTTTATATGACACAGTAATTATGATTATGCAGATTCTCCTCAACTTTGAGGAGCATGAACGATACAGTAAGTCTCCTCAGATTTTTGATCAAACTGTCCTTGATGCTTATCTGGACAAGACCCTGCCCCAACTGGACAATTTTGGTGACTACAAAACGGTATACTTATTTATCTTTGTATCAACGCTCTCCTGTTATGCAATTATATTCATCGCTCAGCTACACACTAATGTTATCATTCTGTTTATATAACTCCTGATATTTGACAGATTATGGTCCCTATTCTTCATATGGGACATTGGACATTGTATGTCATAAATATCCAGTTTCGATGTATTCACATTTTAGATTCAAATCCATATGGTCCGGAGTTGGGTGGTACTTCATGGAAGATGTTTCATTACTCCCAAAAGGACATAGGCACCAGGAAACTACCATGGGCTAGGGTTATAATGAACAGATTGAACAAATCTTTGCAACAAGTCCGGCCCAATTCACGCATCCCAAAATTTGGAAATTTCCCAATTGACATGTCACCTATGTGTCCCACCATGATAGCTGGATCTAATGACTGTGGCTTTTTTGTCATGAGATACATCCAGTACTATGACTATATGGATGGTTCTATCAAGCAATTTATACAACGAGTGAGTCATTTTATGATTATGCAGTTTGTATTTATACATTCAACATTTCAGATATAACTTATTCTCCTCGCGATAATGTGTATTATGCAGGAAAACTCTGGTGACCTACGATCTCTGGCTCTATATTACCTCACCTTCCATAGCAAGAACAAGTGCCTCCCGTTGCCTCCAGATATTCAAAGATTCAAGTTTGGACGCTAGCTGTGTCGCTGGATCAACATTTTGTGAATCGCAACTGTTTGATATGGAACAAACATTTTGTGGCTTCCTTGTTACGGAACAAGATGTTGTGAAGCCAAACCTCCTTGTTGCATGTCTATGTAACCGTATTGAAACTTTCTATGTTTTTCACCCAAGCTATCAAGACACTCATGTCTAATGCAGTTTTTAGATAAAAATTTGGCCTATGTGTATTAAACAAGTTATGAAACATCTTCAGTTCAAACTTCGACTGTTTGCTCATATTTCTATCAGTGATGTACTCACTAGTTATTGTTATTCTCTGATTTCTTCACAAATCTATTATTTACCAGTATGTGTCACAAATTCTTATGTCTAATAAGAATTACGCTGTTTTGTTAGTTCATTTACGCAAATTTGTACCCAGTTTACAATAATTTTAATTACAGACGAATTACGTTGTTTTGTTAGCTCAATTACGCAAATCTGTACAGCCTTATTCTTTTGTCAATAACTACTGGTATCAGATTTGTCTACTCGCACACATGTGTAATAAAAATTATGTTACTACATTAAATCACAATTTATTGTGTCGTTTGTTTTCTTCACAAAGACATTTTTAGCCAGTTTTTGCCACCAAATTTTGTATAGCGTCGAATTACGCTGTTTTCATAACACATTTACGCATATTTCTTATACAGTTTACACAACATTTCAATACATGCAGTAAATCATTATTACTTATACTTTGTGAATATCGACTGGTTCCAGCATTTATAAATTCACCCATAGTTGTAATAACAAGTATGGCACTACATTACATTTGTCATAAAATATGAAATCATCTACTCCCCACTAGATGAATCATTGTCTGTGACACCTCCTTGATGTTTTTTTGAAGTGCATGCCTCATTCCAGTTTGGAGCACTAGATGAACCCTTGTTCCTAGAACCTATGGGCCGCCCTCTCTTTCGACCAGTAAGGCTGGCCAACCGAAGCCTATTCTCCTCCACAGATAGACAAGTGCGACTATTGTGACCATCAGCAATTCCACACCTTTGACACTTTCTGTTCTTTTTTTTGTCTCCTTTTGCCCCCAACTTAATAACTCTTTTTTCGGTATCACTGATTGTTCTGCCCTTTGGCTTCGCGTTATCCGGTCTTCTCAAGCTTACTCCACTCACATTAAAATCTAGCTTCTACAATTAAGAAAAAAATATGATATTTTTAAATATTAGTACTTAAATCCAATTATTTGTATGTAATTTTAAATAATATCCATGCACATGCGTTTTTAATAGCACCATTACCTTTTTAATCGTCAAATCTGTACCACTCACATCAATCAGTGGTGTGCTAGTGGTCAATTGTCCATAATCGTGCTGCACACATATACCATTCTTAATCATTCATAATCAGCAACAAGGTCCAATCGTTACTATTTTGTATTACAACAACTTTTTCCTCTTTTATAATCATGTATTACCTGTTCCAATATTTGTTGTGGCATAACACATTGGGTATCGCTCACACCACCTTCTTGTAAAGTAGGCACCAATTGAATTACCTGTCAAATAATACGATTGACAGTAAATAGGTGTGTTTATGACAAACAGTACACACCATTATGCATAGTAAACATCATATAACATATTACACATACACCAGCCTGCGCCATTCTTGTCGTTATATTATCTTCCATCATGTCTCTTACATCATTCCTGTCGCCCTGTATCAGGCAAGTTTCTCATACTTTCCATTCACCAAAACTTATAACTCAGTATATCAATTAAAATACACGGCTATTACAATTAATATATTAAATACCTGTATTCCTTCGCCATCACTAGTACTATCATCACCTTCAATATCTGGCTCCAACCGTGAAAGTAGCAAAAGCAGTTCATCCATCATCTCCAGGGCTCTATCATATCCAGCCTTTGAAAGACTTGCATGATGTACTACTTTCATTGActttttaagcaacatcttctgCCTATATGATTTAGTCTCACCGTCTTTACCCTTCAAATTCTTATCATCCCTTGAAAAAGTCACATCTTGTATAGCAGAGTAGGTGTATCTCTGAAGGATGTATTCCGAAGGTATTCGATCAATTTGAAGATGCATAAATGTTCGTAAAAGATGCACACAAAGCAGACCTACAACAAAGCATGTAAAAAATGTCTTCGTTTATGTTCACTCATTATAATTAaacatttttattcaacaattacGCAATATGACATACCTGTATGCTCCCAATGCTTGCATTCACATTCATACTTTCCAGCATCTACATCAGCCATTACTTTGAATTGGTGTTGCCCCCACACAATCTTATTTGACCTTGAAGTATGCTGAACCACCCATTCATTCACACCACCATCTGGATCATGTGATATCTTGTATGCAGTAGCATATTTCAAAGACTCGTGAAACTTATTCATTACAGCCCTTGTGTATGTCCTCGCTACACGTATCTCAAACATATACAATGTATTTGTTTCCTTTTGGCCCTACAGTAGACAAAATTATACGTTATAATACGATACGTTAAATATTATGATATAATAATATTCTATGTACTCACCATGCATCCTAGTGCCTCTTTTGCCTCTTTCATCTTCCTACTGTGTAGAAGCTTCAACATTTGCTTGGCGAATTGATGTAGTGGCGTGTTTGCATCGACATGAGCACTTTTGACGAGTTTGTTCGTGCTCTCGCTACGCTGTGTAGAGACCATCAACCCACAATAATCATGTTTAAAAAAAGCTGGTATCCAATCTTTACGAATTTCATACATTCTGGAAAGACTGATGTTATCATGTAGATGGAAATCATCAATCAGCATTGCCCAGGCAGTCTCAAACTCAGTTACAGTtaaaggatgatgtattatagattggaaccttgTTTTGAAATCCTCTTCCTCAAATCTAGCGTACAACTCGTTTAAATACGGCATATACCTGTTCTGAACATGCCACAAACACAAACGATGGATTGTGTTTGGAAATACCCTGCCTAGTGCAACTGGCATTGCTGGATCTTGATCTGAAATCATATATTTTCACAACATTATGCAACACATTACCAACTATAATTACATTCAATACAATCATAGTAGAACGTAATAATTGTTAAGCTTATTAATCATACCTGTAAGCATTACTCGTGGTCCTTCATctcccatgcatgttttgaatGCATTGAAAACCCACTCGAATGTGTCTACAGTTTCGTCACCCAACAATGTGAAACCAAATACGGTGCACTGCAGATGGTGGTTACAACCAACAAACATTCCCAGGGGTTTGTCGTATAGATTTGTCTTATGAGTTGTATCAAAGGTAACTGCATCTCCAAAGTCAATGTAATCTGCTTGCTGGCTAGCATGGGACCAAAAAATGCTCAAAATCTTTCCTTCTTGGTCTAGTTGGAAGTCAGAGAAAAACTGTGGGTTATCTTTTTTACACAATGCAAAAAAAGATAGGAGCTTAGACACATCATTGGCATTTCTTTCTCTTTGTTGCGCTTTCTTCCTGTGAACATTAAACAATATGCCATAGTCAATACGTACACAACGTCATTATGTCATTATATCAGTGTAAATAACAAAATGACTTACAGGTTGATCATGTCTTGTGTAGTTAACGGTACATTCTCTGGTCCACCATGCATTTCTGAAACAAAATCCATAATACAGTGTTGCGGAATCCTGCTttcttgcatcgcactaaggaactccaTGTATTCTGGATCATGTGTCTTGTTGCACTGTAACTGATTCTTTTCTGTATCCTTTCTGAAGAACTCATGATTATGTTCCAAATGAATAAGATCAATCCGCACTGAAATGATATTCTCTTTGGCATCGTCATAGATTTTTTTAAGTTTCATTCCAGCTCTGCATTGTGTTCGCTTGGAAATTGTATTTCGCACTTTTGGAGTACCATTTCCTCTTTCGGCACGCTTGCCTTCCATTGAACAATTCAACCACTTGCAATTTTTTCTCTCCCTATATCTCTTCaatggaaatccaacttcatatgcataccgGCTATAGAATTTGTACGCCTCGTCCACATTACTAAATGTCATACCCACCTTCGGTACCAATCGTTGATCTATACTATCATCCTATTCAATTAATGGAGTCGTCATGCAGTGCACATATATAAAAAATAAGCTTCTAGCATGGCGAATTTCTAGGACTTCATAAATTGCACGGACTGTATAACTAATACATGTGTATTCGGTGAAATCATAACTTGCACGGAAATTGTATAACAAATACATGGGTATTCCTTTGAACTTACATGGCTTTGGAGAATGTGTGGTGTGTCCTGCTCATGTTCGCCAATTGTCCGCATGGGTATCCGCTGACTTGTTCCCAGCAAACTTGGATGAACTGTGTTGCCGTCTTCAAGGATTCCTGGCGCCGGTAACGCAGCCGGTGGAGTTACAGCATTCCGGCCATCGGTCGTACAGGGTGTCGTCATCGTCGTATCTTCTCCACACTGCTCCGATCCCCTGGCCGTCTCCATTGTGTATGCCCTAACTCTTCGAGAGCTCTGAACAAAAGCTGCGGCGGCTGTGTGTAGCCCGTTTTTTTTTCAACTCCTATACTCGCCTAAACCGTCCTGGCCTATATTCATGGCATGATCCAATATCCTGCGCAATTTGCTGCGCAGTTTGCATGTCGCGAGATTTACGTGAACTATTCGTTACGATTACATGACCATTGTGTTACATTACCATAAACATGCATCACCCCATCGTGCGACCGCCCCACGTTCCCGAACGACGCGCGCGTCACCCCACTACCCGATCTAACCACTCACGTCGTGTCAGATGCGAATTTACGCAACCAATAACGGCAAAATACGCAAGCATAACGCGCGTCCCACGTCTCCACACCCGACCCCCGGCCCCACGTTACCATTTATGCATCTTTTTCATTCAAATTCCGTATGCATAAACGCCCACCTTGAATCGGTGCATGCGCGAGTAGTCCCACCACCTGCCACGTCGACCCGCGCCGAATTTACGCAGCCAATAACGGCAAAATACGCAAGCATAACGCGCGACCCACGTCTCCCCACCCGAGCCCCGGCCCCACGTTACCATTTATGCATCTTTTTCATTCAAATTCCGTATGCATAAACGCCCCACCTTGAATCGGTACATGCGCACGGTAGTCCCACCACCTGCCATGTCGACCCGCGCCCCGCACACCTAGCCAGGCCGGGGGCCGGGGCTCTCTCTAGTAATGGAAGCCCTGTGCTTCCATTACctcgtccctatatatatatatatatatatatatatatatatatatatatatatatatatatatatatatatatatatataacgggagtcctgggcttccaatagttaaaggaagcccaggccgacgacccctgcaaactggttcaacccagcgcgcccaaccaggctgtcgggtgcgccacctgccccacgtctgttagcgcaaaaaaaagaaatgcatgcatgagtcaaacacgatccaatgcatgcacataaatttaggaaagatatgtgcggcggtttcta is a genomic window of Zea mays cultivar B73 chromosome 5, Zm-B73-REFERENCE-NAM-5.0, whole genome shotgun sequence containing:
- the LOC109939633 gene encoding protein FAR1-RELATED SEQUENCE 5-like, yielding MGDEGPRVMLTDQDPAMPVALGRRSESTNKLVKSAHVDANTPLHQFAKQMLKLLHSRKMKEAKEALGCMGQKETNTLYMFEIRVARTYTRAVMNKFHESLKYATAYKISHDPDGGVNEWVVQHTSRSNKIVWGQHQFKVMADVDAGKYECECKHWEHTGLLCVHLLRTFMHLQIDRIPSEYILQRYTYSAIQDVTFSRDDKNLKGKDGETKSYRQKMLLKKSMKVVHHASLSKAGYDRALEMMDELLLLLSRLEPDIEGDDSTSDGEGIQYEKLA